A DNA window from Engystomops pustulosus chromosome 6, aEngPut4.maternal, whole genome shotgun sequence contains the following coding sequences:
- the LOC140066100 gene encoding protein kinase C delta type-like produces MSPPSGGKGGDTKRKRESEGEDKRPKKRSIKHQNCSQKGQDFSKRRNSRALCSHGRADTEPPKKTGEKRKLEDGEELAKKKIKPDENTATMPFTSKAPPRGLSHFNIHQELARGGFGIVYLASTIEKKTMVAIKAIAKRKQNASLLTEKSVLLRSSGKPYLCQVYSGFQNDIYGFLAMEYLPGGDLEEVLEDEGPLDVKTTVLCTAEILCGIQHLHKLGVIHRDIKAENVLIDRRGHIRICDFGLAAENDFGTDMISGFCGTRAYMAPEILNKENYDSAVDWWAFGVLLHHLMTNSFPFKVVESREQFKEIVMKNEPTFPNNMTKEAKDIVAKILCKEKCRRLRWGVDMQQHPFYDDINWEKVENQTIEPPLLYVLESNIKIFQSSPMVLPSQQIPEGQTRPKTISNFSFDLSECSF; encoded by the coding sequence ATGTCACCCCCTTCCGGGGGGAAAGGGGGTGACacgaagagaaagagagagagcgaAGGCGAGGACAAGAGACCAAAAAAGAGAAGCATCAAACACCAGAACTGCTCCCAAAAGGGGCAGGATTTTTCAAAAAGGAGAAACTCCAGAGCCCTGTGTAGCCATGGCCGAGCAGACACAGAGCCTCCTAAAAAAACAGGGGAGAAAAGAAAACTGGAAGATGGCGAGGAACTggccaaaaagaaaataaagcctGATGAGAATACAGCGACTATGCCATTTACCAGCAAAGCCCCTCCTCGTGGATTATCCCACTTTAATATCCACCAAGAGCTTGCTAGAGGTGGTTTTGGGATTGTGTACTTGGCATCCACAATAGAGAAGAAGACCATGGTAGCTATAAAAGCTATTGCTAAAAGAAAGCAGAATGCCTCCCTCCTAACAGAAAAGAGTGTGCTGCTGAGATCATCTGGTAAGCCATACCTCTGCCAAGTGTATTCCGGATTCCAAAATGACATCTATGGATTCCTTGCCATGGAATACCTGCCTGGTGGGGATCTAGAAGAGGTGCTGGAGGATGAAGGACCTTTGGATGTGAAGACAACTGTTTTATGCACAGCGGAAATTCTATGTGGCATTCAACACTTACATAAACTTGGAGTGATCCACAGGGACATCAAGGCAGAGAATGTTCTCATAGATCGTCGGGGCCACATACGGATCTGTGACTTTGGTCTGGCAGCAGAGAATGACTTTGGCACAGATATGATCAGCGGATTTTGTGGAACACGTGCCTATATGGCCCCAGAGATCCTGAACAAGGAGAACTACGACTCTGCCGTTGACTGGTGGGCGTTTGGAGTGCTACTTCACCACCTGATGACAAACTCCTTCCCATTCAAAGTGGTTGAATCCCGCGAGCAGTTCAAAGAAATCGTCATGAAGAATGAGCCCACCTTCCCCAACAACATGACTAAGGAGGCCAAAGACATAGTGGCAAAGATACTGTGCAAGGAAAAATGCAGACGCCTGCGATGGGGAGTGGACATGCAGCAACATCCATTTTATGATGACATTAATTGGGAGAAAGTTGAGAACCAGACTATTGAACCTCCCTTGCTGTATGTATTGGAAAGTAACATCAAGATTTTCCAAAGCTCACCCATGGTCCTACCATCACAGCAAATACCTGAAGGTCAAACCCGTCCAAAAACCATCTCAAATTTCTCTTTTGACCTTTCTGAGTGCTCCTTCTAG